One stretch of Qipengyuania gelatinilytica DNA includes these proteins:
- a CDS encoding TorF family putative porin has protein sequence MLTSFRGTLAASITALSLGVAAPAMAQSADEAEETTEDSAYTVSANVALTTDYRFRGVSLSGGDPAIQGGLDVGHESGFYVGVWASSIEGGDAYGEMEFDIYGGWSGDVAEGVTVDVGLLYYAYPTEELGLDTDYWEPYASVGFNLGPAEATVGAAYAFEQDSLGGDDNLYLYTDVGFSLPNTPISLSGHLGYTDGVLAPPLLAGDADDSGLDWSIGASVSSGIVEVGVAYVGVEGPSIDGFTDDALVGTITASF, from the coding sequence ATGCTCACGTCCTTTCGCGGCACTCTCGCCGCTTCGATTACCGCACTCTCCCTCGGCGTCGCTGCACCAGCGATGGCGCAATCCGCCGACGAGGCGGAGGAAACCACCGAAGACAGTGCCTATACCGTTTCCGCCAATGTCGCGCTGACGACCGATTACCGTTTCCGCGGCGTGTCGCTCTCGGGCGGCGATCCCGCAATCCAGGGCGGTCTCGACGTCGGCCATGAAAGTGGATTCTACGTCGGCGTCTGGGCCTCCTCGATCGAGGGTGGCGATGCCTATGGCGAGATGGAATTCGACATTTACGGCGGCTGGTCCGGCGATGTGGCCGAAGGCGTCACGGTCGATGTCGGCCTGCTCTACTACGCCTATCCGACCGAGGAGCTCGGCCTCGATACCGATTACTGGGAGCCCTATGCTTCGGTCGGTTTCAACCTCGGCCCGGCTGAAGCCACGGTCGGTGCGGCCTATGCCTTCGAGCAGGATTCGCTCGGCGGTGACGACAACCTCTACCTCTACACCGACGTGGGCTTCAGCCTGCCGAACACTCCGATCTCGCTGAGCGGCCACCTCGGTTACACCGACGGCGTTCTCGCTCCGCCGCTTCTGGCAGGTGACGCGGACGACAGCGGACTCGACTGGTCCATCGGCGCGAGCGTTTCGTCCGGTATTGTGGAAGTCGGGGTTGCCTATGTCGGCGTCGAAGGTCCTTCTATCGACGGTTTTACCGATGACGCGCTTGTCGGGACGATCACCGCCAGTTTCTGA
- a CDS encoding VOC family protein: MAKYLHSMIRVSDPEATVAFFKLIGVEEVRRFDNEKGRFTLIFLAAPGQEGVAEVELTYNWPPEDGSAPEEYSGGRNFGHLAYRVENIYDTCQRLVDAGHTINRPPRDGHMAFVRTPDGISIELLQDGYLDPVEPWASMENTGSW; the protein is encoded by the coding sequence ATGGCCAAATATCTCCACAGCATGATCCGCGTTTCCGATCCGGAAGCCACCGTCGCCTTCTTCAAGCTGATCGGCGTCGAGGAAGTCCGCCGCTTCGACAACGAGAAGGGCCGCTTCACGCTGATCTTCCTTGCCGCACCGGGACAGGAAGGCGTGGCCGAGGTGGAACTGACCTACAACTGGCCCCCGGAAGACGGCAGCGCGCCGGAAGAATATTCGGGCGGCCGCAATTTCGGCCACCTCGCCTATCGGGTGGAGAATATCTACGACACCTGCCAGCGCCTGGTGGATGCGGGGCACACCATCAACCGCCCGCCGCGTGACGGCCACATGGCCTTCGTGCGCACGCCGGACGGCATCTCCATCGAATTGCTGCAGGACGGCTATCTCGACCCGGTGGAACCCTGGGCGAGCATGGAAAATACCGGCAGCTGGTAA
- the nhaA gene encoding Na+/H+ antiporter NhaA, with product MSERPSAFRIVFAPVRALFVSDASAGILLILVAIAAMLAANSPFADEYHHLFHGEMFDASVFKLNTMHLWINDGLMAIFFFVVGLEVKREWIEGQLSTAQQRRMPVLAAAAGMAIPALVYLFFVNAEGAGELTRGWAIPAATDIAFAMGVLGLLGSRVPASLRLFLLTVAIVDDIGAVMVIALFYTAKIKMTWLIGAALVTAAMFAMNKMKVKAYWPFILAAIVLWFLVLNSGVHATIAGVVAALTIPMIGKDDETMVEIMEHNLAPWSAYLIVPVFGFANAGVHLGDLGVAGILAPLPLAIAAGLFLGKQVGIFSAIWVADRLGFAPRPDQASWPEIWGVSILCGIGFTMSLFISGLAFAGNALLVEEAKIGILMGSLISAVVGFTILRMTTDHPDDAKNPYVEE from the coding sequence ATGAGTGAACGTCCTTCAGCATTCCGCATCGTATTCGCCCCCGTCCGCGCGCTGTTCGTCAGCGACGCTTCGGCAGGCATCCTGCTCATCCTCGTCGCGATTGCCGCGATGCTGGCAGCCAACTCTCCGTTTGCAGACGAATATCATCACCTCTTCCACGGCGAGATGTTCGACGCTTCCGTGTTCAAGCTGAACACGATGCATTTGTGGATCAACGACGGGTTGATGGCGATCTTCTTCTTCGTCGTCGGGCTCGAAGTGAAGCGCGAATGGATCGAGGGGCAGCTTTCGACTGCGCAGCAGCGGCGCATGCCGGTCCTGGCCGCAGCGGCGGGCATGGCAATCCCCGCGCTCGTATATCTCTTCTTCGTCAATGCCGAAGGCGCTGGCGAACTGACGCGCGGCTGGGCGATCCCGGCGGCGACGGACATTGCCTTTGCGATGGGTGTGCTCGGCCTGCTCGGCAGCCGCGTACCCGCGTCGCTGCGCCTATTCCTGCTGACCGTCGCCATCGTCGACGATATCGGTGCAGTCATGGTGATCGCGCTGTTCTATACCGCCAAGATCAAGATGACCTGGCTGATCGGGGCCGCGCTCGTCACCGCGGCCATGTTCGCGATGAACAAGATGAAGGTGAAGGCCTACTGGCCCTTCATCCTCGCTGCGATCGTGCTGTGGTTCCTGGTGCTGAATTCGGGCGTGCACGCGACCATCGCGGGCGTTGTCGCGGCGCTGACCATTCCCATGATCGGCAAGGACGACGAGACCATGGTCGAGATCATGGAGCACAATCTCGCTCCGTGGAGCGCCTATCTGATCGTGCCGGTCTTCGGCTTCGCCAATGCTGGTGTGCATCTTGGCGACCTGGGCGTGGCAGGCATATTGGCGCCGCTTCCGCTGGCGATTGCAGCAGGCCTCTTCCTCGGCAAGCAGGTGGGTATCTTCTCGGCCATCTGGGTGGCCGACCGCTTGGGCTTCGCGCCGCGACCCGACCAGGCGAGCTGGCCCGAAATCTGGGGCGTGTCGATCCTGTGCGGCATCGGCTTCACCATGTCGCTGTTCATCAGCGGCCTGGCGTTCGCCGGCAACGCATTGCTGGTCGAGGAAGCCAAGATCGGCATTCTCATGGGCTCGCTGATTTCGGCCGTGGTCGGCTTCACCATCCTCCGGATGACCACAGATCATCCGGACGATGCCAAGAACCCCTACGTCGAGGAATAG